TATCATATTAGACACTAAATCAGCTTTAGCCAATTCTACTGTTCTTAATATATCTTCTTTTTTATATTCATAACCAAGTTTTTCTATTAAGAAATTAGCTATTTTTTCACTTCTCTTAATTTTTGAATAAATAGTTCCTAAGTCTTTTTGGAAAACTACTGTCTTTAATTTTTCAACATTATTTTTTAAAGGAATTTTCAAATCTTCTTGATAGAAAAATCTAGCATCTGAAAGTCTTGCAGATAAAACTTTTTCATTTCCTGTTTTAACATTTTCTGAATAATCTATACCATTTCTTATTACAACAAACTTAGGTAATAATTTCCCTTTTTTATTTAATATAGGAAAATATCTTTGATGTACTTGCATAGATATGATTAAAACTTCTTGTGGAACTTCTAAGAAATCTTCAGAAAAAGAACCTATAATAGGATAAGGATATTCAATTAAGTTTGTTACTTCTTCTAAAAGTCCTTTATCCATAACTACTTGTTCATCTTCTTTTAAAGATTCATTAATCATCTTTTCTATCATTTGTTTTCTTTCATCAATATCAATTATTACATTATTTTCTTTGATTTTTAACAAATAGTCGTCAGCTGTTGCAACTTCAAATTCTTTTCCAAAGAATCTATGTCCTTTAGATTTATTTGAGCTTCTAATTCCCTCAATTTCAAAATCTATAACTTTATCTCCATATAAAGCTAAAAACCATTCAATTGGTCTTGCAAATCTCAAAGTTTTATCCGACCATCTCATTGATTTTGGAAATGTTTCTTCTAAAACTAAAGATTTTAATATTTCAGGAAGTATTTTTTCTGTTGCTTCTCCTTTAGAGGATTTTCTAATAGCAATATATTCTCCCTTATCAGTTTTAATTAGTTCAACTTGGCTTTCTTCTGCTCCTTGCCCTTTTATAAAACCAAGTCCTGCTTTTGTTAAAACTCCATCTTTATATGCTATTTCTTTTGATGGTCCCATATTTAACTCATTTAATTCTTCTTGCATTTCTGAAACTTCATCAACAACTAAAACTAATCTTCTTGGTGTCCCATAAGTTTTTATTCCGTCAAATTTTATTCTATTTGTAGTTAATTTTTTTTCAAAATTATTTTTTAAATCTGTTAAAGCTTGATTTAAAAATCTTGCTGGTATTTCTTCCATTCCTATTTCAAATAATAATTTCACTTTATATCCTCCTCTTTTTTCTCTTTTCTCTAAATATTTTACTATAAGTTAGATGTTATCTAACAAACAAAATATTTTCCTTACTTTTTATTTAAAAGAGGGTAGCCTAATGCTTTTCTGTTTTCTACAAAAACTTCTGCACATTTTCTAGCCAAATTTCTAACTCTCAATATATATGCCATTCTTTCAGTTGTAGAAATAGCTCCTCTTGAATCTAAAACATTAAAAACATGTGAACATTTTAAAACATAATCATAAGCTGGTAAAACCAACCCTTTTTCTAAAATATATTTTGCTTCTTGTTCAAATTCATCAAACCATTTAAAATGTTTATCAAGACTAGCAAGTTCAAATGAATATTTTGAATTTTCAAATTCAAATTGATATCTCATATCTCCGTATTTTACACCTTTTGCCCATTCTAAATCATAGACATTTTCTTTATTTTGAATGTAAAGAGCCAATCTTTCTAGTCCATAAGTTATCTCAACTGGAACTATATCTAATTCTAATCCTCCAACTTGTTGAAAATATGTGAATTGTGTTATTTCCATTCCATCTAACCAAACTTCCCAACCAAGTCCCCAAGCTCCTAAAGTTGGTGATTCCCAGTCATCTTCAACGAATCTTATATCATGTTTTTCTGGTTCTATTCCTAAAACTCTCAAGCTTTCCAAATACATTTCTTGTATATTAGTTGGAGATGGTTTCATAATTACTTGAAATTGATGATGTTGATATACTCTATTAGGGTTTTCTCCATATCTACCGTCTTTTGGTCTTCTTGATGGTTCTACATAAGCAACATTCCATGGTTCTGGTCCTAAAGACATCAAAAATGTATTAGGGTTAAATGTCCCTGCTCCTTTTTCAACGTCATAAGGATTCCCTATTATACAACCTTTTGAGCTCCAAAATCGTTGTAAAGAAAAAATTATTTCTTGAAATGTCATTTTTTATTTCCTCCTCTTTTTCTATCGAAAAATATATGTTCTACAATTATTAATATTACCCCTATATTTATCCATACATCAGCAAAATTGAATATAAAATGCCATATTCCTCTAAAATCTAGCATATCTATTACATAGCCTCTGAATATTCTATCAATCAAATTTCCAATAGCACCAGAAACTATCATAGTATAAGCAATTCTCTCAATAAAACTAATTTTTTTTAAATTTTTTATGAAATAAAACATAATAAATATTACTGCTACTATTGCAAAGATTGTAACTACATCTATTTTTCCTTGAAATAATCCAAAAGCAATTCCTCTATTTTGAACATAAGTTAAATTGAAAAAATTTTCCACTATGGGAATAGATTGGGTTATATGCATAACCGAATCTATTATATATTTAGTGTATTGATCTATTATCAATAGTATTAAAAATAAAAATATGTATATCATTGTCTTTTCTCCCTAT
Above is a window of Fusobacterium massiliense DNA encoding:
- the glyS gene encoding glycine--tRNA ligase subunit beta; the encoded protein is MKLLFEIGMEEIPARFLNQALTDLKNNFEKKLTTNRIKFDGIKTYGTPRRLVLVVDEVSEMQEELNELNMGPSKEIAYKDGVLTKAGLGFIKGQGAEESQVELIKTDKGEYIAIRKSSKGEATEKILPEILKSLVLEETFPKSMRWSDKTLRFARPIEWFLALYGDKVIDFEIEGIRSSNKSKGHRFFGKEFEVATADDYLLKIKENNVIIDIDERKQMIEKMINESLKEDEQVVMDKGLLEEVTNLIEYPYPIIGSFSEDFLEVPQEVLIISMQVHQRYFPILNKKGKLLPKFVVIRNGIDYSENVKTGNEKVLSARLSDARFFYQEDLKIPLKNNVEKLKTVVFQKDLGTIYSKIKRSEKIANFLIEKLGYEYKKEDILRTVELAKADLVSNMIGEKEFTKLQGFMGADYALKLGEKDSVSLGIKEHYYPRFQGDLLPSGIEGIIAGISDRIDTLVGCFGVGLIPTGSKDPFALRRSALGIVNIIVNSSLNVSLKDLVNVSLDTLEKDGVLKEDRAKTEKEVLEFFKQRIINIFSDMKYRKDIINSVLDKDFDNIIDALDVVKAITEKLQKEKFVKLLQTLKRIANIVKNNKTKEVNEKLFQNEYEKTLYVSAKDLAVEIQEILKNKEYSEYFDKLTTIIPAIDKYFENTMVMDENNEIKQNRINQLTYILEIFDKVAYLNKLD
- the glyQ gene encoding glycine--tRNA ligase subunit alpha — encoded protein: MTFQEIIFSLQRFWSSKGCIIGNPYDVEKGAGTFNPNTFLMSLGPEPWNVAYVEPSRRPKDGRYGENPNRVYQHHQFQVIMKPSPTNIQEMYLESLRVLGIEPEKHDIRFVEDDWESPTLGAWGLGWEVWLDGMEITQFTYFQQVGGLELDIVPVEITYGLERLALYIQNKENVYDLEWAKGVKYGDMRYQFEFENSKYSFELASLDKHFKWFDEFEQEAKYILEKGLVLPAYDYVLKCSHVFNVLDSRGAISTTERMAYILRVRNLARKCAEVFVENRKALGYPLLNKK
- the lspA gene encoding signal peptidase II yields the protein MIYIFLFLILLIIDQYTKYIIDSVMHITQSIPIVENFFNLTYVQNRGIAFGLFQGKIDVVTIFAIVAVIFIMFYFIKNLKKISFIERIAYTMIVSGAIGNLIDRIFRGYVIDMLDFRGIWHFIFNFADVWINIGVILIIVEHIFFDRKRGGNKK